A stretch of DNA from Pectinophora gossypiella chromosome 23, ilPecGoss1.1, whole genome shotgun sequence:
agcgataagcgctgagtaacatcgtaccgaatactgagggggtgattcagaccatgattctgagttgataacaagtggaatttcctctcaaaaattcataaaaatgttagtgtgttttttaaatgattttcatAGAAcccaaaattaatttaaaaaataataaaaaaaatattaacaatcaTCAATTAAATCAACAAACAGAAGCAAACAGTAGAATAATTGTtcgatttatttacatttcggcgcagcaaaatatcaaaatgttaatgtaacatttacgaaaaaaaagcatctaaatcaaatcaaaatcaaatcaaatcaaatcaaatatactttattgcacagaactaaaatttcaacaatcagacataacacatgaaaacagtacaatttgggcggccaaATCTAAGTATAGGAAGATTAGAAAATCAAGAGGACGTTCTAATTTTTCTTTCGGACATTACTAATAGTTACTGGCAGGACATTATTGATATTTATGGcattttatttgataaaaaCTATTTATGTTTCAGCACAAGACTACTGGGACAACTACGAAGAATTCTGGTCGAAAGAAGCTTTAGATGATGATCTCGGTGTTGCTGACGCCATAAATAAACAAGATGATGATGTGGTTCCTGTAGATGAAGAAATCGACGGCTTTAAAGAACCTGCAGACACTGCTGATGCAATAGATCCTGATGTTAAAGGCGATGACGTCCCATTAGATAATGTTGCTGACGCTAGTAACGCAAATGATGACACGAAAGACGATGATGTCCTTGATACTAGAGAAAATGACCAAGCCGTTCAAGAAGAAATCGAACAGTTTAGAAAAGAACTAAAGCAGCCTGAAGCCGATGTAGTTGATCCCGATGACTATCAGTTTGAAGACAATAGGTCAGATGTCAAAGATGAAGCAGCTCAAGAAGAGATTGAAGCTGCTCTTCCAAATGACAATGATAGAAATATAGATCCTGAATATATGGATGAAGACGCGTTCCCTATTTTACCAGGAGCCATAGCTTTAGACGAGGACCAAATTGTTGATGATGCTAAAAAATtgctagaagaagaagacagtcCATTCGAAGAAGATATGGAAGAAAATCAACCTCAGAACGCCGACGAGGAGACACAGGTGGAAAGTGAACCTAAACTTGAGGAAACAATACTCGATGCAGTACAGCCTGACCTCGCGGATGACTCATTCGACGACACaatcaaagaaaaacaaatcaaaGACATTGATAACTTTTTAGATgaagataaaaataatgacGAAAATGAAGATGTACCGGAAGAAAATGTTGTTGCTGAGGAACCACCTCTACCCAATTTAGCTGACGATATGGTTGAGCTGGATGACAATGATGACGAACTTAAAGACATTTCAGAAGAGGAGGATAACATTTTAAATGTTAATGTTCTTGCTGGTCAAAATGAAGATGTTGTTGCTGAGGAACCACCGGTACCTGAAATATCTGATGATATGGTCGAATTGGATGACAAAGACGACGAACTTAAAGACATTTCAGAAGAAGAGGATAACATTTTAAATGTCGATGTTCTTGCTAGTAAAAAGGACGATGTTGTTGCTGACAAAATTGACGATGAAATAATTGAGGATCATGACGATGAAATGCTTGAGGACAATGCTGATGATGACATGGATGTCCCTCTTGAGAATAATAACAAAGCATTACCAGAAGGTGACCAGGTTGCAGAGGATGAAGACACGGTGGATAAAGTTTATGCAGATCTCCATGCTGACTTAGCCAAACTATTCGAAACTTGGGATAAGCTACAAGATGACTCTGAAGAAGATACTGATGTATTAGAATATGAAGAAAAATTCGGAAAACCTTTTAGAGAAGACATTGTACTGTCACAAAGGGATGATTATGACAACTACTACGACAACGCCGACGACGTCGATACTAACCTAGATGATATATTTGCTGACAAATCAAAAGCAGAAAGTGAAGAAAATGTTGAAGTAGATGAGCCTCTCTTTCCTTTTGATGATGCCCTTGTGAATTTACCGAACGACGAGAAAGAAATTTCTTTGGAAAATGATGCTTTTATTGCCGATGCACCGGAGAAGAAGAGTGAGGAAATCGTTAATGACGCAAAGATTGAACAGCCTCCAACCTCTCCTCAAATCGTGGCTGACACATCAAGCCCAGAAACTACCACCGCAGTCACTATTACTCCAGAAAAATATGATGAAATGATGGCTGATTTTGCTAAAGGCATAGCAAATGAATTAGACACTCAAAGGGAAGATTTTGGAAAGAACATAGCAGCGATTCATCTGACTTTAAGTGCAGAAGAAGCTGTAGAAATAACATCTCCAAACTATCCTAGTGCTTATCCTACGAACAATGTTGTTGATTGGGTTCTGGAAGGTGATGGAAGTGGCATAGAACTCAACGTTACAGACTTGGCAGTCAGAGGAGCTCAGAACGATTACCTTCTGATCAAACCAGGTACGTATATTAaaatttagtaattttatatCCTCCTGGGTTTTATATTTACCTACTGGGGATCTAACAATTCATATATAAAGCAATTttggaatttgacatttggttcGCAGAAGGAGGAATACCACTTTTTTGTGCCGTATTATTTTAACCATTATcgatataatattttgtttttatcgaTTTATTTGATACAATTTGTGCGTTATACACGcgatattacaattattatcacatcttgggtccaagttacccgtaataaaTTTTCTTTTGATTTATTATGTCATTCAAAATCAAGTATTTAATCGTTAACCATTTCTATTAATTTCTTTGTTTTAAGAGATTTATGTTTCTGTATTTGTGCACTTAATAAAGTGTAGCCGTGGTAGTTGGAAGAACatttgactctcactttgagatcgcagctTCGAATCCTAGCACATGCCTAGAGCTATAATTTTAGAACTTGTTTTcgacttcatgtttggatcataaatgattatctctTACTCAGTGGTGAAGAgtcacatacccgagaaatgcgtttctgaGGTATATGACCTGTATTGACCTtcaggttggaagatcagacagctggtcgcttctgtaaaaaacgagtatgagtatgagtatttattcgcataattacaagaattgtgttcgaaatactgaaatagaatggtaaaaaataagtttaacaagcaatcaaaaaataaatgaacttaacataataaaaaattaaaagaatataAGATAAAAATGCCACAGAATAAGTAGTCAtaagtaattttacaattttaggtCACAATATTACCATCAAACGTGAAaggaaaacaaaagtaaaataaaaaaaaaacgtataacaTTGCAAGGGAGTCGTTAATCACATTTTAGTCTACCACCGGACCTATCAGACTTCAAGCGTCCTAGCGTTGATGCTGTGTTATTGCGATCTTAATACAGATGGTGACATTatgcagtaaagtatatttcGTTACGTGCATCAGGTGGCGTCGACAGCACTGGCACCGACGGGCTGGTATTCTCCTTCCACCTCAGCGAGCCCCGCAGCTACCGGTGGACTGAGGTCGACCGGGTCTTCGTGCGCTTCGTGTCGGGCACAGGGCTCAATGTCCAGAGAGGGTTCCACATGAGTGTGAAAAtgatatgtaagtacctatagttGCTTTGACGAGACATGAGCTCATTTGGAATTTACCACGaggcatgggaggagctcgccgatgatcgtgacctgtggaagaagcgtgtgctcgatggacgcgacactcatgaccacacctggtttgacacactggcgagcaggagaatgaaacgccatcaaaccaacaacaatccaccagttggagacttctcctgcagagtgtgcggtagagtttgccgctctaggattggc
This window harbors:
- the LOC126377330 gene encoding otolith matrix protein OMM-64-like isoform X2, with translation MFKPWICLFVLGVAVCSVTAQDYWDNYEEFWSKEALDDDLGVADAINKQDDDVVPVDEEIDGFKEPADTADAIDPDVKGDDVPLDNVADASNANDDTKDDDVLDTRENDQAVQEEIEQFRKELKQPEADVVDPDDYQFEDNRSDVKDEAAQEEIEAALPNDNDRNIDPEYMDEDAFPILPGAIALDEDQIVDDAKKLLEEEDSPFEEDMEENQPQNADEETQVESEPKLEETILDAVQPDLADDSFDDTIKEKQIKDIDNFLDEDKNNDENEDVPEENVVAEEPPLPNLADDMVELDDNDDELKDISEEEDNILNVNVLAGQNEDVVAEEPPVPEISDDMVELDDKDDELKDISEEEDNILNVDVLASKKDDVVADKIDDEIIEDHDDEMLEDNADDDMDVPLENNNKALPEGDQVAEDEDTVDKVYADLHADLAKLFETWDKLQDDSEEDTDVLEYEEKFGKPFREDIVLSQRDDYDNYYDNADDVDTNLDDIFADKSKAESEENVEVDEPLFPFDDALVNLPNDEKEISLENDAFIADAPEKKSEEIVNDAKIEQPPTSPQIVADTSSPETTTAVTITPEKYDEMMADFAKGIANELDTQREDFGKNIAAIHLTLSAEEAVEITSPNYPSAYPTNNVVDWVLEGDGSGIELNVTDLAVRGAQNDYLLIKPGGVDSTGTDGLVFSFHLSEPRSYRWTEVDRVFVRFVSGTGLNVQRGFHMSVKMIWPPIIEEEEEPEPEPLLPTPPATFTVNLGGVSVQEFMELEDEFLRIIADMATMYINANGLEQGLNTTTEVAQITSIRHCNINWVNFEGCVDVTFGIPLVYEDQESSRLNEEDLAAMWETYVDQDPFAQRLSSLGISVFPVPNDGQVLMAWMVLGVGVIISAAMLAFALWRYSCFDSYTRMKSFSDTDSIRDEKRDLDLYPTPHQTLPPLYADNDYKWADAKYEDSTRVDMGGFTNTSYVRDELFDIDSDEDVVTPRDGYTTEV
- the LOC126377330 gene encoding uncharacterized protein LOC126377330 isoform X1 gives rise to the protein MFKPWICLFVLGVAVCSVTAQDYWDNYEEFWSKEALDDDLGVADAINKQDDDVVPVDEEIDGFKEPADTADAIDPDVKGDDVPLDNVADASNANDDTKDDDVLDTRENDQAVQEEIEQFRKELKQPEADVVDPDDYQFEDNRSDVKDEAAQEEIEAALPNDNDRNIDPEYMDEDAFPILPGAIALDEDQIVDDAKKLLEEEDSPFEEDMEENQPQNADEETQVESEPKLEETILDAVQPDLADDSFDDTIKEKQIKDIDNFLDEDKNNDENEDVPEENVVAEEPPLPNLADDMVELDDNDDELKDISEEEDNILNVNVLAGQNEDVVAEEPPVPEISDDMVELDDKDDELKDISEEEDNILNVDVLASKKDDVVADKIDDEIIEDHDDEMLEDNADDDMDVPLENNNKALPEGDQVAEDEDTVDKVYADLHADLAKLFETWDKLQDDSEEDTDVLEYEEKFGKPFREDIVLSQRDDYDNYYDNADDVDTNLDDIFADKSKAESEENVEVDEPLFPFDDALVNLPNDEKEISLENDAFIADAPEKKSEEIVNDAKIEQPPTSPQIVADTSSPETTTAVTITPEKYDEMMADFAKGIANELDTQREDFGKNIAAIHLTLSAEEAVEITSPNYPSAYPTNNVVDWVLEGDGSGIELNVTDLAVRGAQNDYLLIKPGGVDSTGTDGLVFSFHLSEPRSYRWTEVDRVFVRFVSGTGLNVQRGFHMSVKMIWPPIIEEEEEPEPEPLLPTPPATFTVNLGGVSVQEFMELEDEFLRIIADMATMYINANGLEQGLNTTTEVAQITSIRHCNINWVNFEGCVDVTFGIPLVYEDQESSRLNEEDLAAMWETYVDQDPFAQRLSSLGISVFPVPNDGQVLMAWMVLGVGVIISAAMLAFALWRYSCFDSYTRMKSFSDTDSIRDEKRDLDLYPTPHQTLPPLYADNDYKWADAKYEDSTRVDMGGFTNTSYVRDELFDIDSDEDVVTPRDGNAGITPRNMYEV